The following coding sequences are from one Leptolyngbya sp. NIES-3755 window:
- a CDS encoding ABC-type transporter, periplasmic subunit (similar to AA sequence:cyanobase_aa:LBDG_15210), with product MKVLRQSFVLILAIASLFLSGCNPRDYKTQAAQVPQLVLVSPTDPKTFNYANNQTFPSVFPFIYEGLTKENGVTGEYEPALAESWKFSPDNKRVVFTLRPNLKWSNGKPLTADDVVFTYEDVVFNPQIPTDQKESIQIGTKKIFPKVRKISDRQVEFILPEPFAPLLAATAAPDGIMILPKHALADAVTKKLPDGNPAFISTWGTDTDPKKIITNGAYVIDSYSAGQRLILKRNPNYWRRDQTGTQLPYIDRIVWQFIENQDTQLLRFRSGDLDVMGDTRPLRPEYFSLLKREEERGNFQVLNGGPWSGVLYLTFNLSKAKNENGKPFVDPVKSRWFNTVEFRQAVAYAIDRERINTNLFRGLGVIQNSPISVQSPFSLKEGLPVYNYNPEKSRKLLKEAGFKYNDRGQLFDSEGNRVRFTLLTNSNNLTRVAIGAQVRQDLAKIGMEVDYNPINFNVLIDKTNGSREWDAHMIGFTGGIEPQGLANLWMTSGGSHSFNLAQQPGQPKIQGYVANDWEKEIDRLFIEGARELDREKRKAIYGEFQKLVQEQLPVIHLVNDSAIMAVRNRVQGLKYSGLPSWGLWNIQELRIKE from the coding sequence ATGAAGGTTCTCCGCCAGAGCTTCGTTTTAATTTTAGCGATCGCTTCTCTTTTCCTATCCGGTTGCAATCCTCGTGATTACAAAACTCAAGCCGCACAAGTTCCACAATTAGTATTAGTAAGTCCCACTGATCCAAAAACGTTCAACTACGCAAACAATCAAACGTTTCCGAGCGTTTTTCCGTTCATTTATGAAGGACTGACTAAGGAGAATGGCGTAACTGGAGAATACGAACCTGCATTAGCGGAATCGTGGAAATTTTCGCCTGACAATAAGCGAGTTGTATTCACACTTCGTCCAAACTTGAAGTGGTCAAACGGAAAGCCATTGACAGCGGATGATGTCGTCTTCACGTATGAAGATGTCGTTTTTAATCCGCAGATTCCAACGGATCAGAAAGAGAGTATTCAGATTGGAACGAAGAAGATTTTTCCGAAAGTTCGGAAGATTAGCGATCGACAAGTTGAGTTCATTCTCCCCGAACCTTTCGCCCCTCTGCTTGCTGCCACTGCTGCCCCAGACGGCATTATGATTTTGCCAAAACACGCCTTGGCTGATGCAGTTACGAAGAAGTTACCTGACGGAAATCCAGCGTTTATTTCAACCTGGGGAACCGACACTGATCCGAAGAAAATTATTACGAACGGCGCTTATGTGATTGATAGTTACAGCGCTGGTCAGAGATTAATTTTGAAGCGGAATCCGAATTATTGGCGGAGAGATCAAACAGGGACACAATTGCCTTATATTGATCGAATTGTTTGGCAATTTATTGAGAACCAAGATACTCAACTCCTGAGATTTCGATCAGGTGATTTGGATGTCATGGGAGATACAAGACCCCTTCGACCAGAATATTTCTCATTGCTTAAGCGGGAAGAAGAACGGGGAAATTTTCAAGTGTTAAATGGAGGTCCTTGGTCGGGAGTTTTGTACCTTACATTCAATCTAAGTAAAGCAAAAAATGAGAATGGAAAACCGTTTGTTGATCCGGTTAAATCTCGCTGGTTTAATACAGTAGAATTTCGGCAAGCGGTGGCTTATGCGATCGATAGAGAACGAATTAATACGAACCTATTTCGAGGCTTAGGCGTTATTCAAAATTCTCCGATTTCTGTACAAAGTCCGTTCTCTTTAAAGGAAGGATTGCCCGTCTATAATTACAATCCGGAAAAATCAAGAAAACTCTTGAAAGAAGCGGGATTTAAATACAACGATCGGGGACAATTATTTGACTCTGAAGGCAATCGCGTTAGGTTCACATTGCTAACAAATTCCAATAACTTAACGCGGGTTGCGATCGGTGCTCAGGTCCGCCAAGATCTTGCCAAAATCGGAATGGAAGTTGATTACAATCCGATTAATTTCAACGTGTTAATCGATAAAACCAATGGTTCTAGAGAGTGGGATGCTCACATGATTGGTTTTACTGGAGGAATTGAACCGCAAGGATTAGCAAATCTTTGGATGACGAGTGGTGGATCGCATTCGTTTAACCTTGCTCAACAGCCAGGACAACCGAAGATTCAGGGCTATGTGGCAAACGATTGGGAGAAAGAGATCGATCGCTTATTTATCGAAGGAGCGCGGGAACTCGATCGAGAAAAACGCAAAGCTATCTATGGCGAATTTCAAAAATTAGTTCAAGAACAACTTCCAGTCATTCATTTAGTCAACGATTCTGCAATCATGGCAGTTCGCAATCGAGTTCAAGGTTTGAAATACTCTGGTTTACCGAGTTGGGGACTATGGAATATTCAAGAACTTAGAATAAAAGAGTAA